One Pseudomonadota bacterium genomic window carries:
- the pcnB gene encoding polynucleotide adenylyltransferase PcnB, producing the protein MIKRLIGKILKRRPGASAVAKDPVIVPRDQHGISRKNLSPNALKVLYRLRDQGYDAYLVGGCIRDLLLGLQPKDFDVATNASPDDVRGTFRNCRLVGRRFRLAHILFGREVIEVATFRANHNPDTAVDDSGRVLRDNVFGTIEDDAIRRDFSINALYYDVGQFAVIDYVGGMQDIEARQIRLLGDPETRYREDPVRALRACRFAAKLGFDIEAATAAPLAQTGALLGDIPPARLFEEVLKLFQSGHAVSSLARLREHGLLRFVFPSVDARLQANDAVATALFERALQNTDLRVREDKPITPAFLYAALLWPDVQAAYTALIASASLPPIPAMHQATDDVLAKQLRITALPKRFSAVVREIWTLQPRLERYKGKRAVKAMESARFRAGYDLLCLRADAGEPLADLATWWTDMQQGEDAERARQVREETAAEQRREGRRQSRRGGRRRGGNNRRRGGGRAGAAG; encoded by the coding sequence GTGATCAAACGCCTGATCGGCAAGATACTCAAGCGTCGCCCCGGCGCCTCAGCGGTCGCCAAAGACCCGGTGATCGTACCGCGAGACCAGCACGGCATCTCGCGCAAGAACCTCTCACCCAACGCGCTCAAGGTGCTCTACCGACTGCGTGACCAGGGTTACGACGCCTATCTCGTCGGCGGGTGCATCCGCGACCTGCTGCTCGGCCTGCAACCGAAGGATTTCGACGTCGCCACGAACGCGAGCCCGGACGACGTGCGTGGCACCTTCCGCAACTGCCGCCTGGTCGGTCGGCGGTTTCGCCTGGCACACATTCTGTTCGGGCGCGAGGTCATCGAAGTCGCGACCTTCAGAGCCAATCACAACCCGGACACGGCGGTCGACGACTCGGGTCGGGTGCTGCGCGACAACGTCTTCGGCACCATCGAAGACGACGCGATCCGTCGTGACTTCAGCATCAACGCGCTCTACTACGACGTTGGGCAGTTCGCCGTGATCGACTACGTCGGGGGAATGCAGGACATCGAAGCGCGGCAGATCCGCCTGCTTGGCGACCCCGAAACGCGGTACCGCGAAGACCCGGTGCGTGCGCTGCGGGCCTGTCGGTTCGCGGCCAAGCTCGGCTTCGATATCGAAGCTGCGACGGCGGCCCCGTTGGCCCAAACCGGGGCATTGCTGGGCGATATCCCGCCCGCGCGCTTGTTCGAGGAAGTGTTGAAACTGTTTCAAAGCGGCCACGCCGTGTCCTCGCTCGCGCGCCTGCGTGAGCACGGTCTGCTGCGCTTCGTCTTTCCGTCGGTGGACGCCCGGTTGCAGGCCAACGACGCCGTGGCCACGGCGCTGTTCGAGCGCGCGCTTCAAAATACCGACCTGCGGGTGCGGGAAGACAAGCCGATCACACCGGCGTTCTTGTATGCCGCGCTGCTCTGGCCTGACGTGCAGGCCGCCTACACCGCGTTGATTGCGTCTGCCTCGCTGCCGCCGATCCCAGCGATGCACCAGGCGACGGACGACGTGTTGGCCAAGCAACTGCGCATCACCGCCTTGCCCAAGCGTTTCTCTGCCGTGGTGCGCGAAATCTGGACATTGCAGCCTCGGCTCGAGCGCTACAAGGGCAAGCGCGCCGTGAAGGCGATGGAGAGCGCGCGCTTTCGGGCCGGATACGATCTGCTCTGCCTGCGTGCGGATGCTGGCGAACCGTTGGCAGACCTCGCGACCTGGTGGACGGACATGCAGCAGGGCGAGGACGCCGAGCGCGCGCGTCAGGTGCGCGAGGAGACCGCCGCTGAGCAACGTCGCGAGGGCCGTCGGCAGTCGCGTCGTGGTGGACGGCGCCGCGGTGGCAACAACCGGCGCCGTGGCGGAGGGCGTGCTGGCGCGGCCGGGTGA
- a CDS encoding ComEA family DNA-binding protein: protein MKTRLYSLAALLFAGVLSVAQAASVNINTATAAQLAEALNGIGDARAEAIVAFRETHGAFLSVDDLTLVDGIGEALLERNRTRLILE from the coding sequence ATGAAAACACGCTTGTATTCCCTCGCTGCGCTGCTGTTCGCCGGCGTGCTCTCCGTGGCGCAGGCCGCCTCGGTCAACATCAACACGGCGACGGCGGCCCAACTCGCCGAGGCCTTGAACGGCATCGGTGACGCCAGGGCCGAAGCCATCGTCGCCTTCCGCGAAACGCACGGTGCCTTCCTGTCAGTCGACGACCTGACACTGGTCGACGGTATCGGCGAGGCCCTGCTGGAGCGCAACCGCACGCGGCTGATTCTCGAGTGA
- a CDS encoding P-II family nitrogen regulator encodes MKRITAIIKPFKLEDVREALSKVGVNGMTVIEVKGFGRQKGHTELYRGAEYVVDFLPKVKLEVAVQDEDVDSCIEAILSASQTGKIGDGKIFVEELERVIRIRTGEEGTEAL; translated from the coding sequence ATGAAACGCATCACGGCCATCATCAAACCCTTCAAACTCGAGGATGTGCGCGAGGCGCTCTCGAAAGTGGGCGTGAACGGCATGACGGTGATCGAAGTCAAGGGCTTCGGGCGGCAGAAAGGCCACACCGAACTGTACCGCGGCGCAGAGTACGTGGTTGACTTCCTGCCGAAGGTGAAGCTCGAAGTGGCGGTGCAGGACGAAGACGTCGACAGCTGCATCGAGGCCATCTTGTCCGCGTCGCAGACCGGCAAGATCGGCGACGGCAAGATCTTCGTCGAAGAACTCGAGCGCGTCATCCGCATCCGCACCGGAGAAGAGGGCACCGAAGCCCTCTGA
- the folK gene encoding 2-amino-4-hydroxy-6-hydroxymethyldihydropteridine diphosphokinase, protein MSGVVRACIALGSNLDNPRAQVERAIDTLRRRADIEVVAVSRLYGSAPVGPAQPDYVNAALAADTALAPLELLDLLQSIEQQQLRRRDGARWGPRTLDLDLLLYGDDVIDVPRLTVPHPRLAERAFVLRPLSDVCPACVIPGLGVSVAEQRRALPVDDDTVWLLD, encoded by the coding sequence GTGAGCGGCGTGGTGCGCGCGTGCATCGCGCTCGGCAGCAACCTCGACAACCCGCGTGCACAGGTCGAACGCGCGATCGACACCCTGCGCCGCCGTGCGGACATCGAGGTGGTGGCGGTCTCGCGGCTCTACGGCAGCGCGCCGGTGGGGCCGGCGCAGCCGGACTACGTCAACGCGGCGCTGGCGGCCGACACCGCTCTGGCACCGCTCGAGCTGCTGGATCTGCTCCAAAGCATCGAACAACAGCAGTTGCGACGCCGTGACGGTGCGCGCTGGGGGCCGCGCACACTCGACCTCGACCTGCTGCTCTACGGCGACGATGTCATCGACGTCCCGCGCTTGACCGTGCCGCACCCGCGCCTGGCCGAGCGCGCCTTTGTGTTGCGTCCGTTGTCCGACGTTTGTCCCGCGTGCGTGATCCCGGGGCTGGGCGTGTCGGTTGCCGAACAACGGCGGGCGCTGCCGGTAGACGACGACACCGTGTGGTTGCTCGACTGA
- a CDS encoding ammonium transporter has product MGACMVLAMHAGFAFLEVGTVREKNQVNALSKIFSDFGVSTLAYFFIGYQVAYGEHFFGSATELTERSGYEMMKFFFLATFAAAIPAIISGGIAERARFTPQLIASFALVALCYPLFEGMVWGDTFGFQSWVERIAGAGFHDFAGSVVVHGFGGWVALVAVLLLGARRGRYTADGGLMLAHPPSSIPFLALGSWVLTVGWFGFNVMSAQSVEGISGLVALNSLMAMVGGLLVALLVGKNDPGFLHNGPLAGLVAVCAGSDVMHPIGALVVGGAAGGLFVWTFTLAQNRFKIDDVLGVWPLHGLCGVWGGIACGIFGAEALGGLGGVSIVAQLIGTVTGVLIAVLAGLAVYGVLKQVMGLRLSDEEEYEGADLSIHKISATPR; this is encoded by the coding sequence ATGGGCGCCTGCATGGTGCTGGCCATGCACGCCGGGTTTGCGTTCCTCGAAGTCGGAACAGTGCGTGAAAAGAACCAGGTCAATGCGCTGTCGAAGATCTTCAGCGATTTCGGCGTCAGCACACTCGCGTATTTCTTCATCGGTTACCAGGTCGCCTACGGTGAGCACTTCTTCGGCTCGGCCACCGAGCTCACCGAGAGAAGCGGCTACGAGATGATGAAGTTCTTCTTTCTCGCCACCTTTGCCGCCGCCATCCCGGCGATCATCTCCGGTGGCATCGCCGAGCGCGCGCGCTTCACGCCGCAACTGATCGCGTCCTTCGCCCTGGTTGCGCTCTGCTACCCGCTGTTCGAAGGCATGGTCTGGGGTGACACCTTCGGCTTTCAGAGTTGGGTCGAGCGCATCGCCGGTGCGGGCTTTCACGATTTCGCCGGCTCAGTGGTTGTGCACGGCTTCGGCGGTTGGGTGGCACTGGTGGCGGTTCTGTTGCTCGGTGCGCGGCGGGGGCGCTACACCGCGGATGGCGGGCTGATGCTCGCACACCCGCCGTCGAGCATCCCGTTTCTCGCGCTCGGCTCCTGGGTGTTGACCGTCGGCTGGTTTGGCTTCAACGTCATGTCCGCACAGTCGGTCGAGGGCATCAGCGGCCTGGTCGCGCTCAACTCGCTCATGGCCATGGTCGGCGGTTTGCTTGTGGCCTTGCTCGTGGGCAAGAACGACCCCGGTTTTCTGCACAACGGCCCGCTCGCCGGCCTCGTTGCGGTGTGTGCCGGGTCCGATGTGATGCACCCGATTGGTGCATTGGTGGTGGGCGGGGCGGCAGGCGGCCTGTTTGTCTGGACGTTCACGCTCGCACAGAACCGCTTCAAGATCGACGACGTGCTCGGTGTCTGGCCCTTGCACGGTCTTTGCGGTGTCTGGGGCGGGATCGCCTGCGGTATCTTTGGCGCTGAGGCTCTGGGTGGGCTCGGCGGGGTGTCGATCGTCGCGCAGCTGATCGGCACCGTCACCGGTGTCCTGATCGCGGTGCTCGCGGGGCTTGCGGTCTACGGCGTGCTCAAGCAGGTTATGGGCTTGCGCTTGAGCGACGAGGAAGAGTACGAGGGCGCTGATCTCAGCATCCACAAGATTTCGGCGACGCCGCGCTGA